The following are encoded together in the Lathyrus oleraceus cultivar Zhongwan6 chromosome 3, CAAS_Psat_ZW6_1.0, whole genome shotgun sequence genome:
- the LOC127127187 gene encoding cytochrome P450 76T24, which translates to MENQTVLLVITFMCASILIFILRSQNSRKLPPGPHPLPIIGNILELGKNPHKSLTNLSKIYGPIMTLKLGTITTIVISSPQVAKQVLHENSQIFSNRIIPHALFAVDHGKFSIAWLPTLDLWKKLRKVCATQVFSKKMLDSTKILRQPKLQELLDYVKEKSKKGEAFDINEAVFTTVLNSISNTLFSMDLVHSTHDEKSQEFKNIIYGIMEEAGKPNVSDFFPILRPLDPQGLYTRMKNHMKKLCEIFDKIIEERISSRSSKVDGSEDFCNDVLDSLLKINNIGETMLALSRDEMVHLFLDLFVAGIDTTSSTIEWIMAELFRNPEKLIKARKELSQTIDKDEIIEESHISKLTFLQAIVKETFRLHPPIPFLLPHKCEETVNILGFNVPENAQVLVNVWAMGRDSTIWENPNVFIPERFLEHDVNYKGNNFELIPFGAGKRICPGLPLAHRTVHLVVATLIHNFELNLADMVMPEEMNMDEKFGLTLKRVQSLRIQAIA; encoded by the exons ATGGAAAACCAAACAGTTTTGCTAGTGATTACTTTTATGTGTGCAAGCATTCTCATCTTCATTCTTAGAAGTCAAAATTCTAGAAAACTTCCACCAGGGCCACACCCACTTCCCATAATTGGTAATATCTTAGAACTTGGCAAAAACCCACACAAGTCTCTCACAAATCTATCTAAAATCTATGGACCAATCATGACACTAAAATTAGGAACAATAACAACCATAGTAATCTCATCCCCTCAAGTAGCCAAACAAGTCTTACATGAAAATTCACAAATCTTCTCTAATAGAATTATTCCACATGCACTTTTTGCAGTTGATCATGGCAAATTCTCAATTGCGTGGCTTCCGACATTAGATTTGTGGAAGAAACTAAGAAAAGTTTGTGCTACACAAGTGTTTTCTAAAAAAATGCTTGACTCAACAAAAATCCTTCGCCAACCAAAGTTGCAAGAGCTATTAGATTATGTGAAAGAGAAAAGCAAGAAAGGTGAGGCTTTTGATATTAATGAGGCTGTTTTTACAACTGTCTTAAACTCAATTTCAAACACTTTGTTCTCTATGGATTTGGTTCATTCCACACATGATGAAAAGTCTCAAGAGTTTAAGAACATTATTTATGGTATCATGGAAGAAGCTGGTAAGCCTAATGTTTCAGATTTCTTTCCTATTCTCCGTCCTTTAGATCCACAAGGTTTGTATACAAGGATGAAAAATCATATGAAGAAGTTGTGTGAGATTTTTGATAAGATTATTGAAGAAAGAATTTCTTCAAGATCTTCCAAAGTCGATGGTTCCGAGGATTTTTGCAATGATGTGTTAGATTCACTTCTCAAAATCAACAATATTGGAGAAACCATGTTAGCATTAAGCCGCGATGAGATGGTGCATCTATTTCTG GATTTATTTGTTGCTGGGATCGACACAACATCAAGCACAATTGAATGGATAATGGCAGAATTATTTCGTAATCCGGAAAAGTTAATAAAAGCAAGAAAAGAGTTAAGTCAAACAATAGATAAAGATGAAATAATTGAGGAATCACATATTTCAAAGTTAACTTTCTTACAAGCAATAGTGAAGGAAACATTTCGTTTGCACCCACCAATTCCATTTTTACTACCCCACAAATGTGAAGAAACTGTCAACATATTAGGCTTCAATGTGCCAGAAAATGCACAAGTATTAGTCAATGTATGGGCCATGGGAAGAGATTCAACTATTTGGGAAAATCCAAATGTGTTCATACCTGAAAGATTTTTGGAGCATGATGTTAATTACAAGGGTAATAATTTTGAGCTTATTCCATTTGGAGCAGGGAAAAGAATTTGTCCAGGATTGCCATTAGCTCATAGGACTGTGCATTTAGTGGTGGCAACCCTCATACAtaattttgaattgaatcttgCTGATATGGTAATGCCAGAAGAAATGAATATGGATGAGAAATTTGGGTTAACATTAAAAAGGGTTCAATCTCTTCGAATTCAAGCTATTGCATAG